In a single window of the Actinomycetota bacterium genome:
- a CDS encoding branched-chain amino acid ABC transporter ATP-binding protein/permease, producing the protein MAPTASAIVIFAVLVGGGLLYAAGGGASRDALVTQGLINAVMVVGLQIYIGNTGILSFGHMGFASIAGYAFAVTAISPDRKQRVIPDAPFGLGDVHLTPLQATLVAVVVTVAVGALVGLGLARSGAKSGAVSATVITLALLFMTHEVAINWTELTGGDRAGLTFTVGQTLQGRGWIYLALVCSLVAAAVFKASNTGRLAQASREDDLAARAVGINPVWPQMAALLLSVAVVAVAASLRVYQLGTITPKFFFFEYTLLTLVMLIVGGRNSLTGAMAGVALMTAGNEVTRYLAGPDVDVTGLGWLLRDGLSQIFLGGAMLGFMILRPGGLLGDWELDRWALRRFRTRRETAPPAAAPVATPSPEHVSAAEIEVTFGGFRVLDRAYLDASNHEVVGIIGPNGAGKTTLLNVITGIVAANEGRVTLDGVDLTNTSTYRIARAGLVRTFQNLRLYPALTVRENVETAAIVAGRHRRQRSRADVDALLVRVGLWDVRERRARELDYGTSRRLELARAAASAPSFLLLDEPTSGMSDTESLGMIALVRDTAAAVGAGVIVIDHDLGFITGICDRIYCLDQGEVIAVGDPGAIQADPRVQAAYLGTAAPSAGVDA; encoded by the coding sequence GTGGCACCCACGGCGTCGGCGATCGTGATCTTCGCCGTGCTGGTCGGTGGAGGGTTGCTCTACGCGGCCGGCGGCGGTGCATCACGTGATGCGCTCGTCACCCAGGGCCTGATCAACGCGGTGATGGTCGTCGGCCTCCAGATCTACATCGGCAACACGGGGATCCTCTCCTTCGGCCACATGGGCTTCGCCTCCATCGCCGGCTACGCCTTCGCCGTCACGGCGATCTCACCGGATCGCAAGCAGCGGGTGATCCCCGACGCGCCGTTCGGTCTCGGCGACGTCCACCTGACGCCGCTCCAGGCGACGCTCGTCGCGGTGGTCGTCACGGTGGCCGTCGGAGCGCTAGTCGGGCTCGGCCTGGCGCGGTCCGGCGCGAAGTCCGGCGCGGTCTCGGCGACCGTGATCACCCTCGCGTTGCTGTTCATGACGCACGAGGTGGCGATCAACTGGACAGAGCTCACCGGTGGCGACCGCGCTGGGTTGACCTTCACCGTCGGCCAGACGCTGCAAGGGCGGGGGTGGATCTACCTCGCGCTCGTCTGCTCGCTCGTCGCCGCCGCGGTGTTCAAGGCGAGCAACACGGGTCGTTTGGCGCAGGCGTCGCGCGAGGACGACCTCGCCGCGCGCGCCGTCGGCATCAACCCGGTGTGGCCGCAGATGGCCGCGCTGCTGCTCTCGGTGGCGGTCGTCGCGGTCGCCGCGTCGCTGCGCGTGTACCAACTCGGCACGATCACGCCGAAGTTCTTCTTCTTCGAGTACACGCTGCTCACGCTCGTGATGCTGATCGTCGGCGGTCGCAACAGCCTGACCGGGGCGATGGCCGGCGTCGCGCTGATGACGGCAGGCAACGAAGTGACGCGCTACCTCGCCGGACCCGACGTCGACGTCACCGGGCTCGGATGGCTGCTGCGTGACGGGCTCAGCCAGATCTTCCTCGGCGGGGCGATGCTCGGGTTCATGATCCTGCGCCCGGGCGGCCTGCTCGGCGACTGGGAGCTCGACCGGTGGGCGCTGCGCAGGTTCCGCACGCGCCGTGAGACCGCGCCGCCGGCCGCGGCCCCGGTGGCCACGCCGAGCCCGGAGCACGTCTCGGCCGCCGAGATCGAGGTCACGTTCGGCGGTTTCCGCGTGCTCGACCGTGCGTATCTGGACGCGTCCAACCACGAGGTGGTCGGCATCATCGGGCCGAACGGTGCTGGTAAGACGACGCTGCTCAACGTGATCACCGGGATCGTCGCCGCGAACGAGGGTCGGGTCACCCTCGACGGGGTCGACCTGACGAACACCTCCACCTACCGCATCGCCCGCGCCGGCCTGGTGCGCACGTTCCAGAACCTGCGTCTCTATCCGGCGCTGACGGTGCGCGAGAACGTCGAGACCGCGGCGATCGTTGCCGGACGCCATCGTCGCCAGCGCTCGCGCGCCGACGTCGACGCGCTCCTCGTGCGGGTCGGGTTGTGGGACGTGCGTGAGCGGCGGGCGCGTGAGCTGGACTACGGCACGTCTCGCCGCCTGGAGCTGGCGAGAGCTGCGGCCAGCGCACCGTCGTTCCTGCTGCTCGACGAGCCGACGAGCGGGATGAGCGACACCGAGTCGCTGGGGATGATCGCGCTGGTGCGCGACACGGCCGCGGCCGTCGGCGCGGGAGTGATCGTCATCGACCACGACCTTGGCTTCATCACCGGGATCTGCGACCGCATCTACTGCCTCGACCAGGGCGAGGTGATCGCGGTCGGTGACCCGGGCGCGATCCAGGCGGATCCCCGCGTGCAAGCTGCATACCTGGGTACTGCTGCCCCCTCGGCCGGGGTCGACGCCTAG
- a CDS encoding RDD family protein — translation MPKYEHVEHGEHAEHGGIFGRSLGRLVGRAAPAVMRNIETEALVESLDVDAIVDALDVDALIARVDVNRIADRLDLDLLVSRLDVNAIADRLDLDLLVSRLDVNAIANRLDLDALVDRLDVNRIADRLDLDALLSEMELIPLMSRGTQEMALSTLDLARRQLVRLDGAGSAVVDRVLGRSGADAVLGPAAALQSDAPIPEGLPTRRDVSGHFAGPFSRLVSHALDASASVALFGLAGAVLGFFYDAITRDERQLTIAPWLGWTLFAIWVFLWFWLPLAATGRSPAKALVGLRVLRGDGTRIGPWRALVRVLCLPWSMALLGLGLFGIVLGRRRRAMHDVIADTVVVYDWGTRRAEQPVPLRARLAARRSAEESVAAASTT, via the coding sequence GTGCCCAAGTACGAGCACGTCGAGCACGGTGAGCACGCCGAGCACGGTGGCATCTTCGGCAGAAGCCTCGGCCGGCTCGTCGGTCGCGCCGCCCCGGCCGTGATGCGCAACATCGAGACCGAGGCGCTGGTCGAGTCGCTCGACGTCGACGCGATCGTCGACGCGCTCGACGTGGATGCGCTGATCGCCAGGGTCGACGTGAACCGCATCGCGGACCGCCTCGACCTGGACCTGCTGGTGAGTCGACTCGACGTGAACGCGATTGCCGACCGCCTCGACCTGGACCTGCTGGTGAGTCGGCTCGACGTGAACGCGATCGCGAACCGCCTCGACCTGGACGCGCTCGTCGACCGTCTCGACGTGAACCGCATCGCCGATCGCCTCGACCTCGACGCGCTCTTGTCCGAGATGGAGCTGATCCCGCTCATGAGCCGCGGCACCCAGGAGATGGCACTGTCGACGCTCGATCTCGCCCGTCGCCAACTCGTCCGTCTGGACGGCGCGGGCAGCGCGGTCGTCGACCGCGTGCTCGGTCGCAGCGGCGCCGATGCGGTGCTCGGACCGGCCGCTGCCCTGCAGAGCGACGCCCCGATCCCCGAGGGCTTGCCGACGCGGCGGGACGTGAGCGGCCACTTCGCCGGGCCGTTCAGCCGCCTCGTGTCCCACGCGCTCGACGCGTCCGCGTCGGTGGCCTTGTTCGGCCTGGCCGGGGCCGTGCTCGGGTTCTTCTACGACGCGATCACCCGCGACGAACGCCAGCTCACCATCGCGCCGTGGCTCGGGTGGACCCTGTTCGCGATCTGGGTCTTCCTGTGGTTCTGGCTGCCCCTCGCGGCTACCGGTCGCAGTCCGGCCAAGGCGTTGGTCGGCTTGCGCGTGCTGCGCGGCGACGGCACGCGTATCGGCCCCTGGCGCGCCTTGGTGCGTGTGCTCTGCCTGCCGTGGTCGATGGCGTTACTCGGCCTAGGTCTGTTCGGCATCGTCCTCGGTCGTCGCCGGCGGGCCATGCACGACGTGATCGCCGACACGGTGGTGGTGTACGACTGGGGTACTCGCCGGGCCGAGCAGCCGGTGCCGCTGCGTGCCCGCCTGGCGGCCCGGCGCAGTGCCGAGGAGTCGGTGGCTGCGGCGTCGACGACGTGA
- a CDS encoding MarR family transcriptional regulator, whose product MVRAEEDVRARVRELRLDTGALAAISNVYRVANAVRTHMEQTVLREDDLSWTSFQVLWVLWIWGEMETRHVAAECGIAKGTLTGVLARLEARGLLHRAPHESDRRLVRVGLSAAGDTLLERLYPRFNAQEVAVTNRLDETQRHELAHLLREVLRSVDDL is encoded by the coding sequence CTGGTGCGAGCCGAGGAGGACGTGCGTGCCCGGGTCCGCGAGCTGCGCCTCGACACCGGCGCGCTGGCGGCCATCTCCAACGTCTACCGGGTGGCGAACGCGGTGCGCACCCACATGGAGCAGACCGTGCTGCGCGAGGACGACCTGTCGTGGACCTCGTTCCAGGTGCTCTGGGTGCTCTGGATCTGGGGCGAGATGGAGACCCGTCATGTCGCCGCCGAGTGCGGCATCGCGAAGGGGACGCTGACCGGGGTGCTCGCCCGGCTCGAAGCACGCGGCTTGCTGCACCGCGCCCCGCACGAGAGCGACCGTCGCCTGGTGCGCGTCGGGTTGTCCGCGGCCGGTGACACCCTGCTGGAGCGGCTCTACCCACGCTTCAACGCCCAGGAGGTCGCCGTCACCAACCGCCTCGACGAGACGCAGCGCCACGAGCTCGCCCACCTGTTGCGCGAGGTGCTGCGCTCGGTCGACGACCTCTAG